A DNA window from Candidatus Neomarinimicrobiota bacterium contains the following coding sequences:
- a CDS encoding CPBP family intramembrane metalloprotease — translation MKNSNEHSLPISILLHLLPGFLTGAVYYTLAPSVRSQGFPTVMALILAGILALIPFELGYLLFQKKKTGKPFFNGIVRYCHSISLWHYLVWVPAIFLASGLLFTLFNFSSDLLISLFSWIPEYLHLEMGLDGGYSRESLLITYGLFFIFLVVILPVTEELYFRGYLLPRMPERLKGWTPLLHSALFALYHVWTPWLVVTRTVAVLPLIYGVQKKKNILIGMLSHCLLNAIDWVVGLAFVAKM, via the coding sequence ATGAAAAACTCCAATGAACATTCTCTTCCCATTTCCATTCTGCTACATCTTTTACCCGGATTTCTGACCGGCGCTGTATACTATACCCTGGCACCATCTGTCCGGTCACAGGGATTTCCTACCGTGATGGCTCTGATCCTTGCCGGTATCCTGGCTTTAATCCCCTTTGAACTGGGATATCTGCTGTTTCAAAAGAAAAAGACGGGTAAACCCTTTTTCAACGGAATTGTCCGCTATTGCCATTCCATATCCCTGTGGCATTACCTTGTGTGGGTCCCGGCGATTTTTCTGGCAAGTGGCCTTCTGTTTACCCTTTTCAATTTCAGCTCTGACCTGCTGATATCCTTGTTTTCATGGATACCCGAATATCTGCACCTTGAGATGGGACTCGACGGGGGGTATTCACGGGAATCCCTGCTTATCACCTATGGACTCTTTTTTATTTTTCTTGTGGTGATTTTACCCGTGACGGAAGAATTGTATTTCCGGGGATATCTGTTGCCCCGTATGCCGGAAAGATTGAAAGGGTGGACCCCCCTTCTTCATAGCGCGCTTTTTGCCCTCTACCATGTGTGGACGCCCTGGCTGGTTGTCACCCGGACGGTGGCCGTGCTGCCCCTGATTTACGGGGTTCAAAAAAAGAAAAATATTCTGATAGGGATGTTGTCCCACTGCCTGCTGAATGCCATCGACTGGGTTGTGGGACTCGCCTTTGTTGCCAAGATGTAA
- a CDS encoding SHOCT domain-containing protein codes for MVHGFWGWPGVNWFIWLPGMVIIIFVLWLLLKSLIQESGRPYSRDKTPLDILKERYAKGEIDKKEFEERKANLLKN; via the coding sequence ATGGTGCACGGTTTTTGGGGATGGCCGGGCGTCAACTGGTTTATCTGGCTCCCGGGAATGGTTATCATCATTTTTGTGCTGTGGTTGCTATTAAAATCCCTGATTCAGGAATCCGGTCGGCCATATTCACGGGATAAAACACCCCTGGATATCTTGAAAGAACGATACGCCAAAGGCGAGATTGACAAGAAAGAATTTGAAGAACGAAAAGCAAATCTTCTGAAAAACTAA